A segment of the Serratia fonticola genome:
TTCTGGAGTAAAAACAGGGTCTCCCTTCCCTCCTGCTGTATTATTCGCTCCTAATCCCCCCCCTTAACTACCGCTGCTGCTGGTGACATAAGCCCAGTTGCAGCAGCCCCAGCTCCAGCACTAACTCCCCCCTTATTCAAGTGAACAACGGTGCCATCGACATATACCCCTCCAGCATCCAGCTGTATGCACGAACTACCAAATGTAATCTTTATACTACTGGTCGTCATCTTTATTTCACCCGCCCCCACCTTCAGCGTGATGTCATCCGAGGCTTCATAAAGCTGCGTCCCCGCGCCACTTTTTCCGGCGTTGGCTTTCACCTGAACCTGATTGGCACTGGTGCTTCTCATAGTACAAATGTTTTCCGTCAAGCCCCCCTGCTTCACGGTTTTGGTTTCGTTACCAGCAAGAATATTTAACGTCCGGTTCCCCCCCTCAACGGTAAGAGACTGATCGTTTTTAACCGTGGTACTCATATCCTTCTGGGCATGCAGGAACAGCCCTTCGCTGCCCTTGGCATCCTCGAACCGCAGTTCGTTAAAACCTTCCCCTTTATGGGTTTTGGAGCGGAACGCCATCTGGGTTTTACTGGCGGGCAAGGAGCCCGGCGGGATGTTGTTGGCGTGATAGGTTCGCCCGGTGACGATCGGTTGATCCGGGTCGCCATGCAGAAAATCCACCACCACCTCCTGGCCGATGCGCGGGATGGCCAGCATCCCCCAGCCTTGCCCCGCCCACGGCTGCGTCACGCGGATCCAGCATGAGCTGTTGTCGTTACTTTCCCCGTAGCGGTCCCACAGGAACTGCAGGCGGATACGGCCAAACTCGTCACAGTAGATTTCCTCACCCTCGGGCCCTACCACCATCGCAATCTGCGGGCCGTCCATTGCCGGTTTGGGCATCGGTGAAGGGCGCCAGGTCTGCGTTGGCGGGATAAAGGTAAACTGGTTGCTCAGGTGGGTGCCCTGCTCGCCGGATTCCTGTTCCAGTGCCTGCGGCTGGCTGCCGGTATGGGAAATACTCAGCAGTTGCCATGGGTGGTTCAGATCGCCACGCGGGTGGTTGGTCAGGGTGAACAACTGCCCTGGCTGCAGGGTAAAATCGTTACTTTGCCCTTGCCCCACGTTGGCATCGTTGCGCAACGCCTCCAGGCGATAACGGGTGAAATCCTTGCCGTGCTGCTCGTCTTTGAAGCGCCCAGGGAAATCGAAATGCTCATAATCCGGACGCTGGTTGTGTAACTCGCTGGCCTGTTCGTTGAACTGTGCCGCCCAGCGCGGGTTCTTGAAGGTGTAATCCTTCAGTTGTACCGTCGCAGGCCGCACCTGCGCACTGCGGGTGAAGGTGGTGATACACAGTTCCTGCGCCTGGGCCGCCACGTTCGGGTTATAGGGCAGCGTGGTCACCTTCGGCAATGTGCCAACATCATCAGCATACACCACGGTGTTCTTGCCCTCTGTGAATTCGAAGTAGTAGAAAATCCCCTCTTCGGCGGTCAGGCGCTGGATAAAGTCAAAATCGGATTCTTGATACTGAACGCAGAACTCGCGGGCCGGGTGCGGGTTACGCAAGCCAAAGGCAAAATCGTTGATGCCATTTTCTTTCAGCAAGGTGCTGATAATGCTCTCAATGGTTGCCTGCTGGAAAATACGCGAGTTGCGCCGCAGCGTGGTGCGCCACAGGGCCGGGCGGATCACCATGCTGTAGCGGGTCTGGTGGAAACCGGTATCGCCCTGTTCAAAGCTGGCAATCATGCCGGTGATACTGCGCTGCAGCACGCCTTCACGCCAGACGAACAGCGTGGCATCCGCATCCAGCACCGCTGAAAAATCCACCGCCGGATCGGCGCTGGCCAGGCCCACGTTCAACACAAACGGCGAGGAAAACATTTCAGTCAGGCTGAAATCCACCACCACAAAGGTCTGCGGCGGTAAACCAGCCGCCGTGAGCGTGAACTGTAAACCGCTGGGCTGCGGGCCCCCCGTCAGCGCGCTGGCCGCCGATGACGCCATGGCCGAGGCGCTGCCGCCTGCGACCATGTTCATCGGCGCTACGCCACCGGCCATGACTTTAGCTTTGGCGTTCATTGCTGTGTTAGCCAGATCGGCGGCCTGATTGACGCGTTTACCGACGGTACCGCCAACGGCGTCACCAATGCCACCCACCATGCCCGTCACTTGATCACCACTCAACGTGGGGGCCGGACCACTGGCGACAATATTGGTCGGCGTCACGCCGCCCGCCATCACCTTGGCTTTGGCGTCCATCGCCGTGTTAGCCAGATCGGCGGCCTGATTGACGCGTTTACCGACGGTGCCGCCAACGGCGTCACCAATGCCACCCACCATGCCCGTCACTTGCTCACCACTCAACGTGGGAGCCGGACCACTGGCAACAATATTGGTCGGCGTCACGCCGCCCGCCATCACCTTGGCTTTGGCGTCCATTGCCGTTTTCGCCACATCGGCGGCCTGATTGACGCGTTTACCGACGGTGCCACCGACGGCATCGCCCACACCGCCCGCCATGCCAACCACTTGCTCTGCGCTCAACGTGGGCACCGCATCAGGGGCCACAATATTCTTCGGCTGCACGCCGCCCTTGGCGTTGCCCTTTTTATCATCAGCAAACATAGCTTCTCCTTCCTGGATGTTAACGGGCAGGCTCTGCCTGCAACATTAATTGGTGGTAACGGCTGAGTAACGCATTCCAGCGGTCATCTATCTGCTTTATCAGCACCGGTGAGGCGGGCTGATGCTTCTCGACCGAGACCGATAACTGTCGCAACAGCTCCTCCAACGGCGTTTCGCGGTTCAATTCACTTTGCATCTGGTAGACCGCCGTTTTCAGATAGGAAATCGTCAGACTGCCGCGATTCTGTTCCTGCTCGAGCAATTTTGCCGACAGCGCCTGCAAGCGCTGCTGCACGTTGAAATAGCTGCTATCGGCCACCTCGCTGCTGCCGATCCTGGCCTGCAACAGGCGTTCCCAACGCTGGCTTTCTGCAACCTGATTGGCATCCGTCGGCCACAGTTGGCGAGCAACGGCCACCGAGGAATCTGCGCTGCGCAGGCTGGCCAACGGCGAGACATTCTCCAGGTTGCTCAACTGCTGGCCATAGCTGGCCAGGTCTGGATCGGTCAGCCATAACTGCACGGCGCCCTCCGGGGTAGCGGCCAGCGCGGCCAACTGCTGCTGCATCGGTTTGACCTGCACCAGATAAATCCCGGCAGCCACCAGCAGGCTGCACAATACGCCGCTGCCAAATCCCCACAGTGCCGAAGGCCGCTTCTTCGCCACAGGTGGAGTAGCAAAACGCACCTCCACCTTGGGGAGCGGTTCTTCTGGCGGCGGAGTAGGCTTTTTGACTAATGGCTCCTCATAAGGTGGCGGAGCGTCTTTCACCGACGCTTTTGGCGCAGACAGAACGGTGCGGATCGGTTCGTTTTCCGGCACCGATAAGTACACCATTGGCGGCATTTGCAGCGATTCCACCGGTGGCTTTTTGGCAGCCTCGTGAGCCGCCTCAAGCCGCTTCGCCGTGTTCTGCATCAGATAGAGCAGATTTTCGATGCGCGGCACGCGCTTTAACTCTACCTGCTGCAATTTATCGCACAGCAGTTGTAACGCCCGCTCAGCGCGGTACACCATCCGCAGGTCGTCATTTTCAAACTCATGCTGGCGCAGTTGGCCTCCCACACGGGTATTGAACCACTCAAGGATCTCCGTACGCGCCTGCAGTTGCTCGGGCCACAGTTGCTCCCATTGGCTGACCACCATGCCCGCCAACAGCTCGCAGCTTTCGGTGAATCCGGCCAGCCCGTGCTTTTGGGTACGCGCCAGGGCGTAATACACCGCCGTTTGCAGATCCACGCCGTTGGTGCGGAACAGCGTCAACGCCAGCGATTCAATCAGCCGCCAGTTCACCTCCGGCCGTGCCGGATGATTGATCTTGTTAATCTCTTCACGAATCGCGCTGAATTCCGGCCAGCGGCGCGGATCGCTCCCCGTTTGAATGATGATATTTTCTGAGGCTTCGCTCATACGGACTCATCCTTAAAGCGTCTCTCTGCCAGTGGCGACAGAGAGACGTGATAACAACGATTAATACAGCGTGTCTGGCAACGAGAATCGGCTGAACAAGCCGCCCGCAAACGGGTTATCGGACTCATCCACGTGAATGCGATAGGTCATCTCGCCGCCGTCCACTTTGAAGCGAACGTCAAACGAATTGCTGCCGACATTGGTCAGCTCACCGGCATTGATCAGCCGCAACTGAGCCCACGGCCCGGTGAAGGTCAGGCTACGTGGTGATTTGCCGCTCTCGTCCGGCACCAGAGTCACTTTACTTTCCACCCCGGCACGCATTGAGTTCGGCCAAACCAGATGCACCATGTTGCTGCGGCCATGCGCATAGTCCAGCAACTGCCCATCCAGGTTCAGCACGCTGCGGCGCTTATTGCCACTCAGCAGCACCGGTTCGATAGCAAACTGCGTCCCCAGGCCGTTTTGCGCCGAGAAGAAGGTGTCGCGGATCTTCTGCGCCTGCTCCAGCTGTTGCAGCACATCCGGCCGGATCAGCAGTTGTCCGTCGTTGCCGCTGCTCAGGTTGTTCTCCACGAACGGTTTCAGATTCTGCTGGTAGAAGGCATCAAGCGTGCCCTTCGGCCCAAAGAAGCGTTCAAACTCGCTCAGCGGCACATCCTGTTTTGCGTTAGGATCGAAGGGATAACGGCCCGCCAGGTAGGTCTGATACTGTTTCACCACCGTGTTATTCCATTCGACCTCCAGTGACTGGATCGCTTCCATCATCACTACGCGCCAGGCTTGTTCGGCCAAATCCCCCACCCAGCGGTTAAGCGGCTCCGGCAGGTTTTTCGCCTGTTGCTGCACTTCGAAGATCGGGTCGCTGCTGTTTTGATCCAGGCGCAACTGCACCGCCTTCATCGCCGCTTTGCCCGGAGCCGGTGAGTTCTGTATCGCCAACAGGTAACGGTGCAGCTCGGTCAGTTTCTGATAGACACTCTGCATCACGCTGCCTTTGTCGCCGTTTTCCACCAGCACGGCCGTTTCTGGCGCAAACTCGCGGTTGATACGCCCCAGCAGCTGATAGTCAGACTTTTGCAGCAGTTCCTGACGTTCTTTGCCCTGCAACGCGTCAGGCAAGGCGGGCAGGCGGGTGTTATTACTCAAGGTTTGCAACGCACGGCGGAAAGGCTGCTCGCCGCTGATCACCTGTTCAATGGCGCCAATCGCCTGCGGCAGGTCCTCAAACTCCCCCACCGACAGGTTGTTCATCGCCGCCCGCCAGGTGGCGGTATAGTCACCGATATACTGCTCGGTGACCTGCCGCTGGATCTCTCTGCGATCGGCCTCGCTGTATTCAACGTTCTTGCTGAGGTTCAGAACCCAGCTGTCCATCACCGTCAGATCCACCAGTTGCTCATCCTGTTTGGCAAAGTAGTTCTGCAAACCGTTACGGGTCAGGAATTGCGGGATCACCAGCAGGCGATCGTTGCTGGAGACAAACACATCATCAAAGCTGGCACCGATCTGATCGCGCAGATTGAGAGCCGGTGGCAAGGCCTCTTGCGCCTTGATGCGCAGGTTCTGGTACACCCGCTGATAAATAGAGAGTTTGCTCAACTCCCGCTGCGCCGCCTGGATCGGCTGGAGATAAGGCACAAAGCTCTTGATGGCGTATTGATCGCCGCTTTGCCGCGCGGCATGCCAATCGGTGTGCTTCAGCGCATAATCCAGATGGCCCATCAATTGCTGCTGCAACTCGCGCTGGCCGTTAAACTGCTGGCTCCAGCGGTCACTCATGTATTGTTCAACCAACGGGATATTACGGCCGCTGCCATCCTCCAGCATGCGCATCACACGCAGGATCTCGAGCTTCTCTTCGCTGCCCTGTGGCGCCGCATTCAACTGTTCCAGCAGGCCACTCATCAACGACGGCACAAAACGTTGCTGCAACAGTTGCAGATAGGTGCTTTCCACATAAGGGCCGATGTTGTCGCCCTGATACAGCCCCATATCCGCCAGCAGAGAGTTTCTTTCATGGTAATTGCCGTAAGCCAGCGTGGCGTCACGGATCGGGTTGAGTAACGGCAGTTGCAGATTGCCATAGCGATCGTCGCCCTTCGGCGTGGGGATCGACAGGAAGGTTTTCGCCTGGGCGAGTACCTCTTGCCCAGCCCGATAGTTAACCTGATAGTAATAGTGCCAGCAGCCCCACAGCGAAACCGCCACCACCGCGCCAACGCAGGAGAAAACCAGCATGCGTTTTCTGGCATCACGCAACCAGGCGCCGTTTTCACCAGCCAGGTTGGGTTCCGCCAGTAACACCTGGTTAAACAGCTCTTTGGTGAAGTACGGGGCCGTATCGGCAACCGGCCAGGTTGGGAAAGCCTGCGGAGCCAGGTGATATTGCACGGCGGCAGACTGGGTAAAGACGTCATCCATCTGCCCGCGTTGCTGCGCAGAGGTGAGGTAGACACCACGCAACAGAGGCTGCGCATGATCGCCGCTGTAGAGAATGCCTTCTAGCAGCTGTACCACGTACTCTTGCAGGCCCTGCATCTGGCGGGTGAAGCTGAACAGCTGGCTGCGTTGCCCGGCATCGACGCTGTTGAGCATCATGTCCGGCATGGCGCCATTAAGCTGTGTGAGCCATTGCTGCCAGAACTGTTGCAGCTCTTTACGCCATACTTCCGGCTCGCTGGCATTCAGGCTGAAAGTCACCCCGAGAACCGCCTCACGTTGGGCTTTATCCAGGGATTGATACATCGCCTCAAAGCCATACAGCAGATCCAGTTTGGTGAACACCACATACAATGGCACCTGGCTATGCAACGCCAGGCGCACGTCCTGCAAGCGCTGATGAAGGCTGGCAACATAGTTTTCGCGCTGGGCTTTGTTGGCCGTCAGCAACTGATGCAGATCCACCGTGAGGATCAGACCGTTGAGCGGTTGACGCTTGCGATGCTCCACCAACCACGCCAGCAGGCTTTGCCATAACCGGCTATTGAGCGCCGCTTTGCCCAGCACCGACAGCGTAGGCTGTTCGATCAGCTCACCGGCAGGATCGATAATCACCGCCTGCTCCCCCAACCAGCAGCGCACCCGCAGTTCGGCCGCATCCTCCACGTTCATCAGTTCAGGAGAAGCGAGCTCAGTCAGCTTATAGCCCTCTTTGATCAGCGTGGTTTTTCCACTATTGCTGGCACCGATGACCATGTACCAAGGCAAGCGATACAGATAAGACGGGGTATTCAGACGCCGTTGCAACAGTTGCTGCCAGGCGTTCAGATACTGGTCCTGTTGCTCGATATCGGCCAGGATCGGGTCGTCCACCTGCGTTTTGGCCTGCAGTTGCAGCTTCTCCAGTTGCTGTAAACGCCGCATCACTTTCAGGGTGAGCCAGCACACCGCCACCAGCACCACCAACGCGGTCACCAGCCAACGGCTTAACAGTGATTCAAACGGATGGCTGTCCTTCAGTTGCCATTCCGGCCCATAAATCCACAGCCAAATTAATGCCACGCAGGCCAACAGCGCCAGCACCACCGGGATCGAGGCTTTCAGGCGTGGTACGGCAGGCCTGGCAAAACGAATAAAAGACGGCAATTTCATGCAATAACGCTCCTATTTCCTTCCCTGATCATCACGGTTTGAACTGCCGCTGCTTGTCTTTCAGCAAGGCGATCAACGTCGGTTCCCATTCGCTTAACTGCAGTTGCTGCGCGGCCTGCAACAGGCTGAGATATTGCTGCTGTGCCAACGCTGTCAGCCCGGCCTTTTCCAGCAACTGGGCGCTGAGCAATTGCAGGTAAAAACGATCCCTGGGTTCGGCTTGCTGCGGTTGCCGATCGATCATCTGTAACGCAGCTTCCAGTCCTTGTTGTTGATAGCATTGCCAAATTTCATCCTGTTCAATTGTGCTACCTCCCCCCTTGGTTCCGGTTTCCTGCTGCAACCAATTGGCAGACTCAGGGGAGAGAAATGGCGTCATATCGGTAAAATAAAGGGTGGTTAAAGCCGGTATACGTGCGATGAAGGCAATGAGCTCTTCACGAATAGCCTGCGCCACCTGCGCGTACCCCAGACGAATGGCGATCTGCGCCGAAAGCGCGTGGCCATCCAGCCAATACGGGGCCAGCATCAGGCTCTGTTCCACCTGCTGCCACAGGGCCAAATCCGCACTGGGCAGGCGCGCCAGGTAATCGGCCGTACGATCGGCAGAAACGGCTGCCAACGGGGTGCGTCCATCGGCCTGCGCCATCGGCGGCGCGGTTATACCGCCCCACAGAGCATGGCGGCGTAAGCGGAACCCAATGGCGACATCCGGCTGGAGCTCACACAGCAAATCGGCCATTTTCATCAACGTTTGCCGCCAGGCTTTATCGCTGGAATTATCGATGGTCAGGCTGGGGCTGATCCGGGGGGTTGCCGGTGCCGTGGAATTGGCCTGGGACGGTTCCTCTGCCGGTTCTTCTGGTTCAACAATGCGCTCAGGTATGCGCGCATAGCTACCCCGCAAACGATCAACCTCTTGGGCCAACGCTGGTTCAGTGCTGTGCCAAACCTGCGCCAGATGCGCCAGCAAACCTTGCACATCCTCGCGCTGCTTGTCCGTCGCACGCTGGCTGAAGCTGCCGCTGGCACTGTCAAAACGCTTGAGGATCTGTTGAGCAAAACGGCGCTTATGCAACGGATTAAGCGGCCATGCGCTGGTCCAGAAGTGTTTTACATAGTCAGTCAGGAGGGAAATCGCCAGCATCAGTTCGTTCGGTTGCCCGGCGTGCTGCAAAGTGCGCAGCAGGTGCACCATCAGGCGGAAATCTTTGGTTTTTTGCGACAGCAGCGTCATCGCCAGCTGTTGCAGCTCATCGATATTCAATGTGCTATGGGCCAGCGAGCCGACTTTAACCATCTGGCTGTCGATGTACTCCCACTGCGGATCATCCTCTGCCAGCGCCTGCGCCGTCTGTTCGGGCGTCAGTGGCGCGAGCAACAAGGCATGCCAGGGATGTTGTGACGTGCTATCCATAGTTCTCACCAATGACAAGCGTTACGCAGCGGTTTCAACGTCTGCGACAACTGTGAAATATTGAATGTCAGACGGGGAAATCCGCTGCCTGCCCCGTCAATCGTCAGCGTTTGCGCCGACATCAGCCGTTTGATTTCGTCAATGCCTGCCAGCCCGCGGCTCGACTCCAGCAAGTAACCGTTCTCACGCAGGAACCACTGCACATCAAACCGGTCACGATCGGCGATGAGCGTCACCGCCCCGCTTTTTTGCGGGCCCGCCAGCGCCACCTGCAGGCGGGTAATATTGTCGATACAACTGAACATCAGCACCGGCCTTGGGGGCGGCACTCCGATAGCGGGCGTGGTCAGCACCACCTGTGGATTCGCGCCCTCCCCCAGGCTCACCAGGAATGCCGTTGAGTGGTCGGTACGCCCTTTTTCCTGTTCCATGGCACGCTGCCAAGCTGGCCCGGCCTGTATCTGACTGACCATTTCTCCACTGGCCGACGCCAAGGCCTTGTCATAACAATCCAGCCGTAGCAGCGGTGAGCTTTCACTGCGGCAGCGCATCACCAACGCCAGCGTCTGCGCATCGCCTTCGGCCTGCGGTGCCGCTGTACCGGTTAACCAAAGGGCGGCAGAGTTGCTGCCAGAAAACAGTAATGAACTGATCAATAACCACGTATTCATAGCCAGCACCTGTATTTCGCCAACTTATAAGCCAGGGTGCGTTGTGAAATCCCCAAACTGTCAGCAATGCGGTTCTTGTCTTTGCCATAGAGTCGTTGGCGCTGCATCAAAACCGCCGTTTCGAACGCCTCTACCGCACTAGGCAGATCGTCTATCTTGCTGTAATCACGAGAGAGTTCTGTCGATGTGGCAACGTCGGACGTGCTCAGCGAAACCAACAGTTCATCCATTTGCTTCTCACGCGTTTTGAACACCGCACGGATCTGACTCAACTGCGACCTCAGATAATCCATCTCTTGCAATTTATTAAGGCGATGCTGAAAAACCTGGCAATAGATCGCGAACATGCCTCGCGTATCGGCAAAACGCTCAATTTGCTCGGCAAACACGGCAATCACGCCGCAGGCACGCCCATGGAAGTCAAACAGCGGCAAGGCATATAATCCGCAGCCGTTTGGCAGTTCCTGAATAAACCCCCGGAAACTTTCATCTTCGATACGCACCCCGCGATTCAGCGAGCTCCATACCTCTGGTGACCCATTGCGCAGTACCCGAATCAAAGGGTGATTGACGTCCTCGATATCGGCATCCAGCTTTATGGCGGCATGACTGTTTTGCTCACGCAAACGAATACAGTCGAGCCGCCCTTCGCTGGCATTAAACATCGCGACCATCAGGGCGTTGAACCGTTTATAGTGATGATTGAGTGCCAGAAAATCGTGGGTCAGCTGTTCAACCGAGTCGTTTTCCAGCAGCGCCAGCAAATTTTTCAGCCGTTCCCTCATAACACCTCCTCTACTTGTGCGGTAAACGCGTTCCCCTCCGTGGCGATCCGGATGTGACGAATGGCCGCTCCGGCCGCCATTTTTTGCAGTAGCAGTAAGGACACCGGTGGCAGTAATGCGCCGTCGATGATCGACTCCAGCATGCGCGCGCCATTTTCTGCACGGGTAGCGCGCAGCAGGATCTCTTCAATCACCTCAGGTTCAATCACCACTTCGGCGTTAAAGCGCTGACGCAGCAGGTTATCCAGACGGTTCAGCTTGCCGTGGATAATGGTTTGTAACGTCTCTTTGCCCAGTGGCAGATAAGGCACCACTTCCATACGGGCCAGCAACGCCGGTTTGAAGAAGGCGGCCAGCTCGGGGTACAGCAGCTCATTGAGCTGTTGCGGCTGATCGGCGTGATCGACAATGGTCTGGTAGCCCAGGTTGGAGGTCAGGAAGAACACCACGTTCTTGCAGTCGATGATGCGCCCTTCGCCATCTGCCAGTTCCCCTTTATCAAACGCCTGATAGAACAGGTTGAGCACGTCTGGATGCGCCTTTTCGACCTCATCGAGTAGCACCACCGAGTAGGGTTTCTGGCGAATGGCTTCCGTCAACACGCCGCCTTCGCCGTAGCCCACATAACCCGGCGGGGAGCCGATCAGGCGGGAAACGGTGTGTTTCTCCTGGAATTCAGACATGTTGATGGTGGTGAGGTAGTGGCGGCCGCCGTAGAGCAGCTCGGCGATTTGCAGCACCGTCTCGGTTTTCCCTACCCCACTCGGGCCAACCAGCAGGAAAGCGCCCATCGGGCGACCCGGCCGACGCAGATCCGCTCTTGCCGTCAGCAAATGCTGATGCAGGCAATGGATGGCAGTATCCTGCCCTTTGATCTGTTCCCCCAGGTAAGTCGGCAACTCCGTCACCACCGCCAGCTCGCTTTGCGACAAACGGTTTAATGGCACGCCCGTCCACTCGGCAATCACTGCGGCAATCTGGTGTTTATCCACATGCGGAGAAACCAGGGTCTGATGCTGCTGCAAGCGTTCCAGTTCATCGCCCAGCGCCGCCAGATTGGCAGCCTGCTCCTCCGTTGCGGGCTCTTCCTGCGTCAGCAACTCGGCTCGCAAGGCAATAATCTGTTGCACCCGTTGCTGCTGGGTTTGCCAACTACTGTTCAAGGCCGACAGTTGCTGTTCAATCTCTGCGCGCTGTTGCTGTAACGCGGATAGCCGCTCGTCCGGCTGGCTCAGGTTGAGGCGTTGTTCACGCTCCAGCATCTGGATTTCCATCGCCAGTTGATGCAACTGCGTTTTCAGTGCCGATACCTGGCGTGGCGCTGAGGTGAGGTTGATCGCGACTCGCGCCGCCGCGGTATCCAGCACGTCAATCGCTTTATCCGGCAGTTGGCGGCCAGAGAGGTAACGATCGCTGAGTACCGCTGCCGCCTGTAAGGCTTCGTCATCAATCAGCACGCCGTGCGCCTGCTCATAGACAGTGCGCAGGCCACGCATGATTACCGTGGCTTCCTCGGCGCTGGGTTCAGCCACTTTCACCAACTGGAAACGGCGCGAAAGCGCAGCGTCTTTCTCAAAATACTTTTTGTATTCGCTCCAGGTGGTCGCCGCGATGGTTTTCAGTTCGCCGCGCGCCAAAGCGGGTTTGAGCAGGTTGGAGATATCCAGCCCGCCTTGCTGATTACCGGCACCGATCAGCGTATGGGCTTCATCTATAAACAGGATAATGGGCGTCGCCGACTGGGCGATTTCTGCCATGATGCCTTTGAAGCGTTTTTCAAATTCGCCTTTGACCGCTGCCCCCGCCTGCAACGCCCCCAGATCCAGCGTCATCAACTCGCTGTTGC
Coding sequences within it:
- the tssH gene encoding type VI secretion system ATPase TssH translates to MIQIDLPTLVNRLNPIARHALEAAAAHCVSQQEAEITVSQVLLQMIATPLSDVRLILNHAGVETDALRELLDQRIAGYQSVTQAYPSFSPLLVEWLQDSWLLASTEMEHGQLRSGVMLLTLLLSPLRYLTPAASRLLSPVNRELLRQNFADWTADSAEAPQREKVGDKTTSAAANGESLLARYASNMTEQARKGTLDPVLCRDEEIDLMIDILCRRRKNNPIVVGEAGVGKSALIEGLALRIVEEQVPEKLRNSELMTLDLGALQAGAAVKGEFEKRFKGIMAEIAQSATPIILFIDEAHTLIGAGNQQGGLDISNLLKPALARGELKTIAATTWSEYKKYFEKDAALSRRFQLVKVAEPSAEEATVIMRGLRTVYEQAHGVLIDDEALQAAAVLSDRYLSGRQLPDKAIDVLDTAAARVAINLTSAPRQVSALKTQLHQLAMEIQMLEREQRLNLSQPDERLSALQQQRAEIEQQLSALNSSWQTQQQRVQQIIALRAELLTQEEPATEEQAANLAALGDELERLQQHQTLVSPHVDKHQIAAVIAEWTGVPLNRLSQSELAVVTELPTYLGEQIKGQDTAIHCLHQHLLTARADLRRPGRPMGAFLLVGPSGVGKTETVLQIAELLYGGRHYLTTINMSEFQEKHTVSRLIGSPPGYVGYGEGGVLTEAIRQKPYSVVLLDEVEKAHPDVLNLFYQAFDKGELADGEGRIIDCKNVVFFLTSNLGYQTIVDHADQPQQLNELLYPELAAFFKPALLARMEVVPYLPLGKETLQTIIHGKLNRLDNLLRQRFNAEVVIEPEVIEEILLRATRAENGARMLESIIDGALLPPVSLLLLQKMAAGAAIRHIRIATEGNAFTAQVEEVL